A window of the Megalopta genalis isolate 19385.01 chromosome 2, iyMegGena1_principal, whole genome shotgun sequence genome harbors these coding sequences:
- the LOC117229992 gene encoding uncharacterized protein LOC117229992 — translation MVCPSGVIAHLAKLIVTIGCINTISNPYSKASVWSLRAFQTLLSHSVIGILRFGAPCISSATTLVKYLRIFYDWYSKVVDVAPLALFTTGILNEYGINETVWLIVLSFGVLPIFFQLQTKRKERQIRRHQLLQNIASTLQLLMIALVGLQNANYNVISLVASFVFERFFIDEFCYYYDIPSTDLTQYSLCFIEIFMVLTLNEL, via the exons ATGGTTTGTCCCAGTGGTGTTATAGCGCACCTTGCCAAATTAATTGTGACAATTGGTTGCATAAACACTATCAGCAACCCATATAGTAAAGCAAGTGTCTGGTCACTTCGTGCCTTCCAAACTCTACTTTCACACTCCGTCATAGGGATTCTTAGGTTTG GAGCTCCATGCATCTCATCAGCAACTACTTTAGTAAAGTACCTAAGGATTTTCTACGATTGGTACTCCAAGGTCGTTGATGTTGCACCTTTGGCACTGTTTACCACTGGTATCCTAAACGAATATGGAATTAACGAAACGGTTTGGCTCATAGTACTTTCCTTTGGCGTTTTACCAATATTTTTCCAGCTGCAGACAAAACGAAAAGAAAGACAAATAAGAAGGCATCAGTTGTTACAAAATATTGCTTCCACGTTACAGCTGTTAATGATTGCATTGGTAGGGTTGCAAAACGCTAATTATAATGTTATCAGTCTGGTCGCTTCCTTCGTTTTCGAACGATTTTTCATCGACGAGTTTTGCTACTACTACGATATTCCAAGTACTGATTTAACCCAATATTCTCTTTGTTTCATAGAAATTTTTATGGTATTAACCTTGAATGAACtgtga
- the Eaf gene encoding ELL-associated factor, with the protein MKSVASVSETNFQGIGRDMAGRLGLGSEIRELKLGPTFTNNRSTAFHTLKYDFKPASVDVSKVARVDVGTNNTMTVTVPHLDGAGIPHTVFKGSQRPYHKECVLIIDRNTGEITLEKLTANIQVKKTRTEPKSQSHLGVPGSNSSGRPITPVENKRSPTHGRATGRTKVTSGKKREPSVQLPSKQFSPLRVSPYHGKSPPTTSINSSPVQSSTAPTLASLPMIGSDIDDCPLMSSGSFPATNASVPPRPSPAVNPQPTIKLPVNIDSDEGALSDSVTSSSSSDSSDSESEMETVPVIPGSNGHMHSMPDNLLTEDLKLSESESDSD; encoded by the exons ATGAAATCGGTTGCCTCTGTCTCCGAAACAAATTTCCAAGGCATCGGCCGTGACATGGCAGGGCGGCTCGGTCTAGGTTCCGAAATTCGAGAACTGAAGTTGGGACCAACCTTCACCAACAACAGATCTACCGCTTTTCACACCCTGAAAT ATGATTTTAAACCAGCTAGTGTTGATGTTTCCAAAGTTGCTAGGGTCGATGTGGGAACTAACAACACTATGACAGTCACTGTACCTCATTTAGATGGTGCTGGAATTCCTCATACAGTCTTCAAAGGTTCTCAAAGACCTTATCACAAGGAATGCGTTCTTATAATAGACAGAAATACAGGAGAAATTACATTAGAGAAATTGACAGCGAACATACAAGTTAAAAAGACTAG aacTGAACCAAAGTCACAGTCACATTTAGGAGTTCCTGGGTCAAATAGTAGTGGCAGACCTATAACTCCAGTAGAAAACAAAAGAAGCCCCACCCATGGTAGAGCAACTGGGAGAACGAAAGTTACAAGTGGAAAGAAAAGAGAACCTAGTGTTCAGTTGCCTTCAAAACAATTTAGTCCTCTTAGAGTTTCTCCCTATCATGGCAAGAGTCCACCTACCACTTCTATTAATAG TTCACCAGTACAATCATCTACTGCACCAACCTTGGCTAGTTTGCCAATGATCGGCTCGGATATCGATGACTGCCCTTTAATGTCATCTGGATCATTCCCAGCTACAAATGCTTCTGTACCTCCAAGACCTTCTCCTGCTGTGAATCCTCAACCGACCATAAAACTTCCAGTAAACATAGACAGTGATGAGGGTGCTCTCAGTGATTCTGTTACAAGCAGCTCGAGCTCGGATAGTTCAGATAGCGAATCCGAAATGGAAACTGTTCCAGTGATACCAGGAAGTAATG GACATATGCACAGTATGCCAGATAATCTTTTAACtgaggacttgaagctatcggAATCAGAGTCTGACAGCGATTAG
- the Chpf gene encoding chondroitin polymerizing factor gives MNPMFKILLSYCWGNMYLIIGLSMGLSLSMMSMTIDMDEYDINADHQMPYSNYPDDLDEYEPKININSKPQQAQRVPKTLIRPRYYSTELGIREKLFVGVITSQQHLHSRDIAINKTVAHIVDKIRYFISIPEGTKPNVSLPGIVGFTDTRSILKPFHTMKYIIDNYLENYDYYFLIKDVSYINAKKLVEFVTKISVSQKVHMGVPGNIQSYCSLESGILLSNSVVQELKNNLDWCVKNAYSDSDNVNFGRCVVHSSSMVCSDQTQGQQYQFTQLKPTFLFKQNFKDLAENEEFLNSFVIYPIYDHLLIYKFNTYFAAMKSIEIQRQISDIRKSISDTAYLGPSQDHNVSWPIGNQPGNKASSRFDILRWTCFNETHMFFETDFSTVQRLKANAKFDIDRIINVTASNVIDNSRQELKFKKLLNGYQKFDASRGMDYILDIAFTNIITGKEIRKRIEICKPLGKVEILPVPYVTENTRVNVLLIVDSSKKQAALNFLEQYAIDCIEKKYKTFLMMALLYNFGTTSKGKEDVFHDVKQYALMLAEKYKKSQSKITWLSIRLPSNVTSIDLDPMLNIAVTDLCIRKFSPESLILFAETGTQLRLDYLNRIRMNTISQYQIFSPIPFVEFQPDIVHINDAKHVDTDINRNHGRYDDYNYNNIAFYVRDYNTMRRMVETSIPITHSDRDIPPLLKLSHDLPVTSLYEMFVSFSNAHILRAVEPALKVKYKNIDCSNAYSNMYKVCDRSRIFHLGRRSQLARLILDYQIYKNNLYQS, from the exons ATGAATCCAATGTTTAAAATACTCTTGTCCTACTGCTGGGGAAATATGTATTTAATAATTGGGCTAAGCATGGGCTTAAGCCTCAGTATGATGTCAATGACTATCGATATGGATGAATATGACATTAATGCAGATCATCAAATGCCTTATTCGAATTATCCAGATGACTTAGATGAATATGAACCAAAGATAAATATCAATAGTAAACCACAACAGGCACAAAGAGTACCAAAAACACTGATACGTCCAAGATATTATTCTACAGAGCTTGGAATTAGAGAAAAATTATTTGTAGGAGTGATCACAAGTCAACAACATTTGCATAGTAGAGATATAGCAATTAATAAAACAGTGGCCCATATCGTGGATAAAATACGTTACTTCATTTCTATACCAGAGGGAACCAAGCCTAATGTTAGCCTTCCTGGTATAGTTGGGTTCACAGACACCAGGAGTATTTTGAAACCATTCCACactatgaaatatataattgaCAATTATCTAGAAAATTATGATTACTATTTCTTGATTAAAGATGTAAGCTACATCAATGCCAAGAAATTAGTTGAATTTGTTACCAAGATCAGTGTAAGTCAAAAGGTTCATATGGGTGTTCCTGGAAACATTCAAAGCTATTGTTCTTTAG AGTCAGGAATACTCTTGAGTAATTCAGTGGTACAAGAATTAAAAAACAATTTGGACTGGTGCGTGAAGAATGCTTATTCTGATTCAGACAATGTTAATTTTGGTCGATGTGTTGTTCACTCTTCGTCAATGGTTTGTTCTGATCAGACACAAGGACAGCAATACCAATTTACCCAGCTGAAACCcacatttttattcaaacaaaACTTTAAGGATCTAGCTGAAAATGAGGAGTTTTTAAATTCATTTGTAATATACCCAATATATGATCATCTGCTTATTTACAAATTCAACACTTATTTTGCAGCG ATGAAATCCATTGAAATTCAGAGGCAAATCTCCGACATCAGAAAATCGATTTCAGATACAGCATATTTGGGCCCGTCACAGGATCACAATGTTTCTTGGCCCATTGGCAATCAACCAGGGAACAAAGCATCCAGTCGTTTCGATATTTTACGATGGACATGCTTTAATGAAACTCACATGTTCTTCGAAACTGATTTTTCAACCGTGCAGAGATTGAAAGCTAATGCAAAGTTTGATATCGACCGAATAATTAACGTAACAGCCTCCAATGTTATCGACAACTCTCGACAAGAATTGAAATTCAAAAAATTACTAAACGGATACCAAAAGTTTGACGCGTCCCGAGGAATGGATTACATATTAGACATAGCGTTCACCAACATAATTACTGGTAAAGAAATAAGAAAACgaatcgaaatttgcaagcctCTTGGCAAAGTTGAGATTCTGCCTGTTCCATATGTGACAGAAAATACAAGAGTGAATGTATTATTGATTGTTGATTCGTCAAAGAAGCAGGCTGCATTAAATTTTCTCGAACAATATGCCATAGACTGTATAGAAAAAAAGTACAAAACTTTTTTGATGATG GCTCTTTTATACAATTTTGGTACCACATCGAAAGGCAAAGAAGATGTGTTTCATGACGTTAAACAATACGCGCTAATGCTGGCTGAAAAGTACAAAAAAAGTCAGTCGAAAATAACTTGGCTTTCTATTCGTTTACCAAGTAATGTAACATCTATTGACTTGGATCCAATGTTAAATATTGCTGTCACAGATTTATGTATTCGAAAGTTTTCACCAGAGAGTTTGATACTATTCGCTGAGACAGGAACACAACTGCGGTTGGATTATTTAAATAGA ATTCGTATGAATACAATCAGTCAGTATCAAATATTCAGTCCGATACCGTTTGTGGAGTTTCAACCTGACATAGTTCacataaacgatgcgaaacacgttGATACCGACATCAATCGTAATCATGGAAGATACGatgattacaattataataatattgcgtTTTACGTCAGAGATTACAATACAA TGCGGAGAATGGTCGAGACTAGCATTCCAATAACACACTCCGATAGGGACATTCCACCTCTCTTAAAACTATCTCACGATCTACCTGTTACATCTCTCTACGAAATGTTTGTTTCCTTCAGTAATGCACATATATTGAGGGCAGTGGAGCCAGCCTTAAAAGTCAAATATAAAAACATTGACTGCAGTAATGCCTACAGTAATATGTACAAAGTTTGCGACCGGTCAAGGATTTTCCATTTGGGACGACGTAGTCAGCTCGCAAGATTGATATTAGATTACCAAATTTATAAGAATAATTTGTATCAGTCGTaa
- the ECSIT gene encoding evolutionarily conserved signaling intermediate in Toll pathway, mitochondrial, with the protein MELLIQKFPALYKIGISKKSKFVQLALVNYIHNNNNILYNTNKSKNTSSVTYPFQQSEKKERQTYLDVVHLYSKENRLRTGHAEFILHAMKYMEEFGVHKDLEVYKTLMDVFPKGQYIARNKYQIMSYYFPKQQDTALKLLQKMEDNRVIPDYEMQEIILNIFGSVSLPIMKFWRMMYWQPKFSRLNPWRVPSPTPNDPKVLAGYAIKALSSKDLLSKVTEYSTKDVVDAVDDTWIISAMSRTQQELLAVQPTSQPLNIEGPFKVWVMDNHLDYFVLKGDPIKREIVHTNGDDVNNIEIPFWEKLHIHIPVNIHEQDDGVYYAICLTGTSSKDSLLSWIRCLQKTNPVLNHIPIVFKLKSAVVEPLYIQESIEKENKNISIDE; encoded by the exons ATGgaattattaatacaaaaatttcctGCGTTATATAAAATTGGAATATCTAAAAAATCGAAATTTGTACAGTTAGCACTTGTAAATTACAtacacaataataacaatattctaTACAACACAAACAAGTCTAAGAATACATCAAGTGTTACTTATCCTTTCCAACAatcagaaaaaaaagaaagacaaaCATATTTAGATGTTGTACATTTATATTCTAAGGAAAATCGTTTAAGAACTGGACATGCagaatttattttgcatgctaTGAAATACATGGAGGAATTTGGTGTGCACAAAGATCTAgaagtttataaaacattgatgGACGTATTTCCTAAGGGACAATACATAGCAAGAAATAAGTATCAAATCATGTCGTATTATTTTCCAAAGCAGCAAGATACAGCCCTTAAATTGTTGCAAAAAATGGAAGATAATCGTGTAATACCTGATTATGAGATGCAGGAAATAATTTTGAATATCTTTGGTTCAGTCAGCTTGCCCATTATGAAGTTTTGGCGCATGATGTATTGGCAGCCAAAATTTTCTAGATTAAATCCTTGGCGTGTCCCATCTCCTACACCTAATGATCCGAAAGTGCTAGCTGGTTATGCTATAAAAGCTTTATCTAGCAAAGATTTGTTAAGCAAAGTTACAGAATATAGCACAAAGGATGTAGTAGATGCTGTGGATGATACATGGATTATATCTGCGATGAGTAGAACACAGCAAGAATTACTTGCTGTACAACCTACCTCTCAGCCTTTAAATATTGAAGGACCTTTTAAGGTTTGGGTTATGGATAACCATTTAGATTATTTTGTATTGAAAGGAGATCCAATTAAACGTGAAATTGTTCATACTAATGGGGATG ATGTCAACAATATAGAAATTCCTTTTTGGGAGAAACTGCACATTCATATACCTGTTAATATACACGAACAAGATGATGGTGTATATTATGCAATATGTCTCACTGGCACATCCTCCAAAGATTCTCTACTATCATGGATAAGATGTTTGCAAAAAACGAATCCTGTTTTAAATCATATACCTATTGTATTTAAACTAAAATCAGCAGTAGTAGAGCCATTGTACATACAAGAAAGTATAGAAAAAGAGAACAAAAACATATCAATAGATGAGTAA